From the genome of Malus sylvestris chromosome 6, drMalSylv7.2, whole genome shotgun sequence, one region includes:
- the LOC126626292 gene encoding uncharacterized protein LOC126626292 isoform X2: MSWGGKQGPERVHQSTGVVLLFCSGRLSLLPPGPISRFPGAFIVRPRDPTQYLFMESNLHGLGRLVAVNLLQHPIKRLNIVFVESQKALSPFNEY; encoded by the exons ATGTCGTGGGGCGGTAAACAAGGCCCTGAGAGAGTCCACCAGTCAACCGGGGTGGTGCTGCTTTTCTGTTCCGGAAGGCTGTCTCTGCTTCCGCCTGGTCCAATATCCAGATTTCCAG GTGCGTTTATAGTGAGACCTAGAGACCCAACTCAGTACCTTTTCATGGAGAGCAACTTACATGGACTGGGACGTCTTGTGGCAGTGAACCTATTACAG CATCCCATCAAAAGATTGAACATTGTATTTGTCGAGAGCCAAAAGGCACTCTCTCCATTCAACGAATACTGA
- the LOC126626291 gene encoding probable trehalase: MPESRFPNCDNSSPFPFLSSLLFLLLVMTTATVAKASTMTGAKAPPPCVSDSVPVKPTTPLVAFLEKLQETALATFGKKDFDPKYYVDLSLKLELPATQKAFDQLPRSAGGSVSAKDLKEYVDEYFGGAGEDMVVAEPVDFVPEPEGFLPKVKHPEVRAWALEVHSLWKNLSRKVCGGVHKKPELHTLLPLPEQFVIPGSRFREVYYWDSYWVIRGLLASKMYDTAKNIVTNLLSLIEEYGYVLNGARTYYANRSQPPLLSAMVHEIYKRTGNVELARKALPALMKEHEFWNSGIHKVIVQDSEAQNHTLSRYYAMWNTPRPESSTIDKELASNISNLFEKQQFYREVASTAETGWDFSTRWMMNHSDFTTLATTWILPVDLNAFLLRMEHDIAFLAKVTGDSKISERFLKASEARHKAIKAVFWDAKKGQWLDYWLNRNTCNEEDHTWEACNQNQNVYASNFVPLWLEPFYSDASVVEKVTKSLRSSGLICPAGIATSLTNSTQQWDFPNGWAPLQHMIVEGLLNSGLEEAKSMAEDIAARWIRTNYVAFQKTHTMHEKYDVRECGATGGGGEYIPQTGFGWSNGVALAFLEEFGWPQDRKIDCDP; encoded by the exons ATGCCGGAATCACGGTTTCCCAACTGTGACAACAGCTCTCCATTCCCGTTCCTCTCTTCTCTGCTTTTCCTTCTATTAGTCATGACTACAGCAACGGTGGCAAAAGCCTCGACCATGACCGGCGCTAAAGCACCCCCTCCCTGCGTTTCCGATTCCGTCCCCGTAAAACCCACCACCCCATTGGTCGCCTTCCTCGAAAAACTCCAAGAAACCGCCCTTGCCACCTTCGGGAAAAAAGATTTCGACCCAAAATACTACGTTGACTTGTCGCTAAAGCTCGAATTGCCGGCGACTCAGAAGGCTTTCGATCAGCTGCCACGGTCGGCAGGTGGGTCCGTGTCGGCCAAAGATTTGAAGGAGTATGTGGATGAGTACTTCGGTGGTGCAGGAGAGGATATGGTGGTTGCAGAGCCGGTGGATTTCGTGCCGGAGCCGGAGGGGTTCCTGCCGAAGGTGAAGCACCCGGAAGTGAGGGCTTGGGCTCTGGAGGTGCATTCCCTTTGGAAGAACTTGAGCAGGAAGGTCTGTGGTGGGGTCCACAAGAAGCCTGAGCTGCACACACTGCTTCCTCTGCCTGAGCAGTTTGTGATTCCTGGTTCAAGGTTCAGGGAGGTTTATTACTGGGATTCTTACTGGGTGATTAG GGGCTTGCTAGCGAGTAAAATGTATGATACAGCAAAAAATATTGTGACCAATCTCCTTTCCTTGATAGAAGAATATGGATATGTCCTAAATGGTGCAAGGACCTATTACGCTAACAGAAG CCAGCCACCACTTCTGAGTGCAATGGTTCACGAAATATACAAGCGGACGGGCAATGTGGAATTGGCACGGAAGGCTCTCCCTGCACTGATGAAAGAACATGAGTTTTGGAATTCAG GTATTCATAAGGTAATTGTTCAGGATTCTGAAGCTCAGAATCATACTTTGAGTCGATACTACGCAATGTGGAACACACCGAGGCCTGAATCTTCAACCATT GACAAGGAATTGGCTTCCAATATCTCGAACCTTTTTGAGAAACAGCAATTTTACCGGGAAGTGGCATCAACTGCCGAGACTGGATGGGATTTCAGTACAAGATGGATGAT GAACCATTCGGATTTTACAACGTTGGCTACCACATGGATTTTACCTGTTGATTTGAATGCATTCTTACTCAGG ATGGAACATGACATTGCCTTCCTTGCAAAAGTCACAGGAGACTCTAAAATTTCTGAGCGCTTCCTGAAAGCCTCCGAAGCAAGGCATAAGGCCATAAAAGCTGTTTTCTGGGATGCAAAGAAGGGACAATGGCTAGATTACTGGCTCAACAGAAACACATGCAATGAG GAAGATCATACATGGGAAGCCTGTAACCAGAATCAGAATGTATACGCTTCAAATTTTGTCCCTTTGTGGCTTGAGCCGTTTTACTCAG ATGCTTCTGTGGTAGAGAAAGTTACAAAAAGTCTTCGAAGCTCAGGACTGATTTGTCCTGCTGGTATTGCAACATCCCTCACAAACTCAACACAACAATG GGATTTTCCAAATGGTTGGGCCCCACTCCAACACATGATAGTTGAAGGTCTGTTAAATTCTGGATTAGAAGAAGCGAAATCAATGGCGGAAGACATTGCTGCGAGGTGGATCAGAACCAACTATGTTGCCTTCCAGAAAACACACACAATGCATGAAAAATATGATGTGCGAGAGTGCGGAGCAaccggtggtggtggtgaatacATACCCCAG ACTGGATTTGGGTGGTCAAATGGAGTTGCATTGGCATTCTTGGAGGAGTTTGGATGGCCTCAAGACAGAAAGATAGATTGTGACCCTTAA
- the LOC126626877 gene encoding uncharacterized protein LOC126626877, with the protein MYLSQAILFWVIVGDYSNNLFAHMKALISYFIWSFYFNFLFVMNLQVGIFIWAYWFYMVIEGYDTQKENEDMIAQLKDCKPRAGQQHLQRMFSSKIHIIVRNKSISTREGQNHFIQHARKARKDKMKKKKDGVKGEIIQEALEVVMVILQMTMILVLN; encoded by the exons ATGTATTTGTCCCAGGCTATTTTATTCTGGGTAATCGTTGGggattattcaaataatttattTGCACATATGAAGGCTTTAATAAGTTATTTTATTTGGTCTttctatttcaattttttgtttgttatgaACTTGCAAGTTGGTATTTTTATCTGGGCTTATTGGTTTTACATGGTGATTGAAG GCTATGATACACAAAAGGAAAATGAGGATATGATAGCACAACTGAAGGATTGCAAGCCAAGGGCGGGCCAACAACATCTCCAGAG GATGTTTTCAAGCAAAATTCATATAATTGTAAGAAACAAAAGTATTAGCACAAGGGAGGGgcaaaaccatttcatccaaCATGCAAGGAAGGCTCGCAAG GataagatgaagaaaaagaaggatggagttaaaggagaaattattcaaGAAGCACTTGAGGTAGTGATGGTGATCTTACAAATGACAATGATACTTGTGCTAAACTAA
- the LOC126626292 gene encoding uncharacterized protein LOC126626292 isoform X1, producing MPEPWFSSPGYKEGGKGEESFTLCELLLADISFSWKVSKLCRGAVNKALRESTSQPGWCCFSVPEGCLCFRLVQYPDFQHPIKRLNIVFVESQKALSPFNEY from the exons ATGCCTGAACCTTGGTTTTCTTCTCCGG GTTATAAGGAAGGGGGAAAAGGAGAGGAATCTTTTACGTTGTGTGAGTTACTATTGGCTGACATCAGTTTCAGTTGGAAAGTCAGTAAATTATGTCGTGGGGCGGTAAACAAGGCCCTGAGAGAGTCCACCAGTCAACCGGGGTGGTGCTGCTTTTCTGTTCCGGAAGGCTGTCTCTGCTTCCGCCTGGTCCAATATCCAGATTTCCAG CATCCCATCAAAAGATTGAACATTGTATTTGTCGAGAGCCAAAAGGCACTCTCTCCATTCAACGAATACTGA
- the LOC126626293 gene encoding uncharacterized protein LOC126626293 yields the protein MENGNSIISRETLDQVASWLSVTVSTAFFSSLERFSCVNLSTTDSDYEDDDEAKDRPLTLTNHNNEPPNDVANLPV from the coding sequence ATGGAAAACGGGAACAGTATCATATCCCGGGAGACGCTTGACCAGGTGGCGAGCTGGCTCAGCGTCACCGTGTCCACCGCCTTCTTCTCCTCCCTCGAGCGCTTCTCGTGCGTCAACCTCTCCACCACCGACTCCGACTACGAAGACGACGACGAGGCCAAGGACCGCCCTCTCACCCTCACCAATCACAACAACGAACCTCCAAACGACGTCGCTAATCTCCCCGTCTGA
- the LOC126625124 gene encoding short-chain dehydrogenase TIC 32 B, chloroplastic-like — protein sequence MLDTVKFLIGSPGASGYGSKSTAEQVTDASPDLRHITAIITGATSGIGAETARVLAKRGAKLVLPARSLKAAEDAKARILSEFPGSEIIVMALDLSSLASVRSFASEFESLRLPLNLLINNAGKFAHEHAISEDGIEMTFATNYLGHFLLTKLLLNTMIETAAASGVQGRIVNVSSAIHGWFSGDMIRYLGEISRSGSQYDETRAYALSKLANVLHTKELARRLKEMEANVTVNCVHPGIVKTRLTREREGLATDLVFLFASKLLKTIPQASATTCYVATHPRLVGVSGKYFADCNETLPSKMGSNLSEAAGLWSASEIMVSKDSSAILDPSHQLEH from the exons ATGCTCGACACCGTCAAGTTCCTAATCGGCTCCCCCGGCGCCAGCGGCTACGGCTCAAAGAGTACAGCCGAGCAAGTCACCGACGCCTCCCCCGATCTCCGCCACATCACCGCCATCATCACAG GTGCTACGTCAGGGATCGGAGCCGAGACGGCTCGAGTTTTAGCCAAGCGCGGGGCCAAGCTGGTCCTCCCGGCTCGAAGCCTCAAAGCTGCCGAGGATGCCAAGGCTCGAATCCTCTCCGAGTTTCCCGGCTCCGAGATCATCGTCATGGCTCTGGATCTCAGCTCCCTCGCTTCCGTCAGGAGCTTCGCCTCCGAGTTCGAGTCCCTCCGGCTGCCTCTCAATCTTCTCAT AAATAATGCCGGAAAGTTCGCGCACGAGCACGCGATTTCCGAAGACGGAATCGAAATGACCTTTGCTACTAATTATCTCG GTCATTTTCTGTTGACGAAGCTGTTGCTCAACACAATGATTGAAACGGCTGCGGCTAGCGGCGTTCAAGGGCGAATCGTGAACGTGTCGTCGGCCATTCACGGCTGGTTTTCCGGCGATATGATCCGATATCTTGGCGAGATAAGCAGAAGTGGAAG CCAGTACGACGAGACACGTGCGTACGCGCTCTCGAAGCTTGCCAACGTCTTGCACACCAAGGAACTCGCTCGCAGACTCAAG GAAATGGAGGCAAACGTGACCGTTAACTGTGTGCATCCGGGTATTGTTAAGACCCGCCTCACCCGAGAACGTGAAGGTCTCGCCACAG ATTTGGTGTTCCTGTTTGCTTCAAAGCTCTTGAAAACAATCCCTCAG GCTAGTGCGACGACATGTTATGTTGCGACTCATCCTAGGCTGGTGGGCGTGTCCGGGAAGTACTTTGCTGATTGCAACGAGACATTGCCGTCGAAGATGGGGTCGAACTTAAGCGAAGCTGCTGGATTATGGTCCGCCTCTGAGATCATGGTGTCCAAGGATTCCAGTGCTATCTTGGATCCAAGCCACCAGCTGGAGCACTAA